One window of Pectobacterium carotovorum genomic DNA carries:
- the mpaA gene encoding murein tripeptide amidase MpaA, with product MENTIIPLLARQQRGNLPSLGEPYGKSLLGAPLLYFPAELAPSESGLIIAGTHGDETAAVVALSCALRTLFSGQRRHHVILAVNPDGCQLGLRANANGVDLNRNFPASNWQAGKTVYRWNSAADERDVELSTGEAAGSEPETKDLCALIEKLNPHWVVSFHEPLACIEDPQSSELGRWLAQQCELPLVSSVGYDTPGSFGSWCADRSLHCITAELPPISADAASECYLKAMVALLSQQF from the coding sequence ATGGAAAATACAATCATTCCTCTTCTGGCTCGCCAGCAACGCGGTAATTTGCCTTCGCTGGGTGAACCTTACGGGAAATCTCTGCTGGGCGCACCGCTACTGTATTTCCCAGCCGAATTAGCGCCATCGGAAAGTGGGCTGATTATTGCCGGAACACACGGCGATGAAACCGCGGCGGTTGTGGCGCTTTCCTGCGCGCTTCGTACCCTTTTTTCAGGGCAGCGCCGCCATCATGTGATTCTTGCGGTGAACCCGGATGGCTGTCAGTTGGGCCTGCGTGCCAACGCTAACGGTGTCGATCTCAATCGCAATTTTCCGGCCAGCAACTGGCAGGCGGGAAAAACGGTGTATCGCTGGAATAGTGCCGCAGATGAACGCGATGTCGAGTTATCTACAGGGGAAGCCGCAGGTTCAGAACCGGAAACAAAAGACCTTTGTGCGCTGATTGAGAAACTTAATCCTCACTGGGTTGTCTCTTTTCATGAGCCACTCGCCTGCATTGAAGATCCGCAAAGTTCCGAATTGGGTCGATGGTTGGCACAACAGTGCGAGCTGCCACTCGTTTCGAGTGTCGGTTACGACACACCCGGCTCTTTCGGAAGCTGGTGCGCCGATCGATCGCTTCATTGCATTACCGCTGAGCTTCCGCCTATCTCGGCAGATGCCGCCAGCGAATGCTACTTGAAAGCGATGGTGGCATTGCTAAGCCAGCAATTTTAA
- a CDS encoding peptide ABC transporter substrate-binding protein — protein sequence MHYGYSAFYAALMAAMTGNAVAAQVPAGTVLAEKQEIVRHIKDEPASLDPIKAVGLMEAQVARDLFEGLVNQDAKGNIVPGVALRWQTTDNRTFIFTLRDNARWSNGEPVTANDFVYSWRRLVTPENSSSFAWFARLAGIQNAEQILAGKLPVDQLGVTAVNDHTLKVQLSKPVPYFVSLTANFSLFPVHQATVEKFGNDWTKPGNLVGNGAFKLDHRVVNEKLVLTQNQYYWDNANTRLTKVTFVPINQESNATKRYLSGDIDITESFPKNLYQKLLKDLPGQVYTPDQLGTYYYAFNTQRAPTNDVRVRKALSYAIDRKVIAEKVLGTGEKPAWHFTPDVTAGFKPTESLLQQYSQDELDAQAKALMAAAGYGSNNPLKLSLLYNTSESHQKIAIAVASMWKKTLGVDVRLSNQEWQTYIDSRNSGNFDVVRASWVGDYNEPSTFLSLLASHHSGNIARFKNANYDRVLDEAGNQTNPQALNADYNRAEQILMDEAPIAPIYQYTNGRLIKPWVKGYPITNPEDVAYSHMLYIEKH from the coding sequence ATGCACTATGGATATTCTGCATTTTATGCCGCGTTGATGGCGGCCATGACGGGCAATGCTGTCGCGGCGCAGGTTCCAGCGGGAACAGTTCTGGCTGAGAAACAGGAAATCGTCCGCCACATTAAAGATGAACCAGCTTCTCTCGATCCGATAAAAGCGGTGGGGTTGATGGAAGCGCAGGTGGCGCGCGATCTGTTTGAAGGGCTGGTCAATCAGGATGCCAAGGGTAACATCGTCCCTGGCGTAGCGCTGCGTTGGCAGACGACCGATAACCGCACGTTTATCTTTACCCTGCGAGATAATGCCCGCTGGTCTAACGGTGAACCCGTTACGGCAAACGATTTTGTCTACAGCTGGCGTCGTTTGGTCACGCCTGAAAACAGCTCGTCATTCGCCTGGTTTGCCCGACTTGCGGGGATTCAGAACGCCGAGCAGATTCTTGCGGGCAAGCTGCCAGTCGATCAGCTTGGCGTGACGGCCGTCAATGATCACACGCTGAAAGTGCAACTGAGTAAGCCTGTACCTTATTTTGTTAGCCTTACGGCGAATTTTAGCTTGTTCCCGGTACATCAAGCTACGGTAGAAAAATTCGGAAACGACTGGACGAAGCCGGGAAATCTGGTCGGGAATGGCGCGTTTAAGCTGGATCATCGCGTCGTGAATGAGAAGCTGGTGCTCACGCAGAATCAATATTATTGGGATAACGCCAACACACGCCTGACGAAAGTGACCTTTGTTCCCATCAATCAGGAATCGAATGCGACAAAACGCTATCTGTCTGGGGATATCGATATCACCGAGTCATTTCCTAAAAATTTGTACCAAAAGCTGCTAAAAGACTTACCCGGTCAGGTTTATACACCCGATCAGCTTGGCACGTATTACTATGCGTTTAACACGCAACGTGCGCCGACCAATGATGTTCGTGTACGGAAAGCGTTGTCTTATGCCATTGACCGTAAAGTGATTGCCGAAAAAGTTCTGGGCACAGGGGAAAAACCAGCCTGGCATTTCACGCCGGATGTTACGGCAGGCTTCAAACCGACGGAAAGCCTGTTACAGCAATATTCGCAGGATGAACTGGATGCGCAGGCAAAAGCGCTGATGGCGGCCGCAGGCTATGGCTCAAATAATCCGCTGAAATTGTCGCTACTGTACAACACATCGGAGAGCCATCAGAAGATCGCGATTGCTGTGGCGTCCATGTGGAAGAAAACGCTGGGCGTTGACGTCCGTCTGTCCAATCAAGAGTGGCAAACCTACATCGACAGCCGCAATAGCGGCAATTTTGATGTTGTACGCGCCTCTTGGGTGGGGGACTACAACGAGCCGTCGACATTCCTCTCACTGCTGGCATCGCACCATAGCGGCAATATCGCGCGTTTTAAAAATGCGAATTACGATCGCGTGCTGGATGAAGCTGGCAACCAGACTAACCCACAGGCGCTGAATGCGGATTACAATCGCGCAGAGCAGATATTGATGGATGAGGCACCGATTGCACCGATCTATCAATATACCAACGGACGCCTGATCAAACCGTGGGTGAAAGGCTATCCCATTACTAATCCCGAAGACGTGGCATACAGCCACATGCTTTATATCGAAAAGCATTAG
- the zntB gene encoding zinc transporter ZntB — MESLAGKELQHSGAVHAYQLDGKGGVTPIGEQDVVNSEKPCWLHLDSTLPASVRWLNKTTLVPDSVRNALAGESARPRVTRLGEGTLITLRSINLNANARPDQLVAVRVFITDKLIISTRRRKILAIDEILTDLKEGNGPTDSGSWLVSIAESLTDHTSEFIDDLHEKIIDLEEDLLEQKIPPRGELALIRKQLIVLRRYMTPQRDVFSRISGEKLPWIQDDDRRRMQEIADRLGRGLEDLDASIARTTVLSDEITALMTEAMNRRTYTMSLLAMVFLPTTFLTGLFGVNLGGIPGGDAPFGFFTFCLMLVILVGGVAWWLKRSKWL, encoded by the coding sequence GTGGAATCCTTGGCAGGAAAAGAGTTGCAACACAGCGGTGCGGTTCATGCGTATCAGTTGGATGGAAAGGGGGGCGTGACTCCGATTGGCGAGCAGGATGTGGTTAACAGCGAGAAACCCTGCTGGCTACACCTAGATTCTACCTTGCCCGCCAGCGTGCGTTGGCTGAATAAAACGACGCTGGTGCCGGATAGCGTACGCAATGCGTTGGCGGGGGAGAGCGCTCGCCCCAGAGTCACGCGTTTGGGGGAAGGTACGCTGATCACGCTGCGCAGCATTAACCTGAATGCCAATGCGCGGCCAGATCAACTGGTGGCGGTTCGGGTGTTCATTACCGACAAGCTGATTATTTCTACCCGACGTCGTAAGATTCTGGCTATCGACGAAATTCTTACCGACCTGAAGGAAGGCAATGGCCCGACGGACAGCGGAAGCTGGCTGGTTTCCATTGCGGAATCATTGACCGATCACACCAGCGAGTTTATTGATGATTTGCATGAGAAAATCATCGATCTGGAGGAGGATTTGCTGGAGCAAAAAATTCCTCCGCGCGGTGAGCTGGCGCTGATTCGCAAACAGCTTATCGTGTTACGCCGTTATATGACGCCACAGCGTGATGTTTTCTCCCGCATTTCCGGCGAGAAGCTTCCCTGGATACAGGATGACGATCGCCGTAGAATGCAAGAGATTGCCGATCGGTTAGGGCGCGGATTAGAGGATTTGGATGCCAGCATTGCGCGCACCACGGTGCTTTCGGATGAAATCACCGCGCTGATGACCGAAGCGATGAACCGCCGCACTTATACGATGTCGCTTTTGGCGATGGTTTTTCTGCCAACGACGTTTTTAACCGGCTTATTTGGCGTCAACTTAGGGGGAATTCCCGGCGGCGATGCGCCGTTTGGTTTTTTCACGTTCTGCCTGATGTTGGTGATATTGGTGGGCGGCGTTGCATGGTGGTTAAAACGCAGTAAATGGCTATAA
- a CDS encoding extensin family protein has translation MRGWVIVVVILGALVALAPWIQRQLPPGYDPLSPLSVDDPPTFITRLKMKSVANDPEACLTVLKQAQESGRLRFSEANDINGQCPVASPVQIQGFGTVRLSSSFLASCPLALSSTMFVSQIAVPQAQSLGTSLARIDHMGSYACRNVYHRPEGRLSEHATADAWDIAAFRLSDGRQISVLNQWSEADDRGSYLRNTFRESCRFFGNSLGPEYNAAHANHFHFGMRGFGVCR, from the coding sequence ATGCGGGGATGGGTAATCGTTGTGGTGATACTGGGGGCGTTAGTCGCTCTGGCACCCTGGATCCAACGTCAACTCCCGCCCGGCTATGATCCCCTTTCTCCGCTGTCCGTCGATGACCCGCCTACGTTTATTACCCGGCTAAAAATGAAGTCTGTCGCCAACGATCCTGAAGCCTGTTTGACCGTGTTAAAGCAGGCGCAGGAGAGCGGGCGTCTGCGATTCTCCGAGGCCAATGACATCAATGGACAATGTCCGGTCGCGTCACCCGTGCAGATACAAGGCTTTGGTACGGTCAGGCTCAGTTCCAGTTTTCTTGCCAGTTGTCCGTTGGCGCTGAGTAGCACTATGTTTGTTTCGCAAATTGCGGTGCCGCAGGCGCAGTCGCTTGGCACGTCGCTAGCGCGCATCGACCATATGGGCAGCTATGCCTGTCGAAATGTTTATCACCGACCGGAAGGACGTTTGAGCGAGCATGCGACGGCGGACGCATGGGATATTGCTGCTTTTCGTCTCTCTGACGGTCGGCAGATTAGCGTCCTGAATCAGTGGTCAGAAGCGGACGATCGCGGCAGCTACTTGCGTAACACATTCAGGGAAAGCTGTCGTTTTTTCGGTAACTCGCTGGGGCCGGAATACAATGCCGCACACGCTAATCACTTTCATTTTGGCATGCGCGGTTTTGGTGTGTGTCGATGA
- a CDS encoding YebW family protein, whose product MFALVIFVCYLGHGCDDLVVGAYNTEAQCLQAMDEQRLRRAGCFPIEEYIDGFWIPAQEYADF is encoded by the coding sequence ATGTTTGCGTTAGTGATATTTGTTTGTTATCTCGGGCATGGCTGTGACGACTTGGTCGTTGGTGCCTACAACACCGAAGCGCAATGTCTGCAAGCGATGGATGAACAGCGCCTGCGCCGCGCGGGTTGCTTCCCCATTGAAGAGTATATTGATGGCTTCTGGATCCCCGCCCAGGAGTACGCTGATTTTTAG
- the rsmF gene encoding 16S rRNA (cytosine(1407)-C(5))-methyltransferase RsmF produces MAKFTPANLPAEFLDTMRDIMPSSLSMEDFIAACQRPLRRSIRVNTLKISVDAFLQLVQPYGWQLEPIPWCQEGFWLLNAEEENTRLGNTLEHLSGLLYIQEASSMLPVSALFHRNDALETVLDVAAAPGSKTTQIAARLNNEGAIIANEYSASRVKVLHANISRCGVSNTAITHFDGRVFGAALPEYFDAILLDAPCSGEGVVRKDPAAMSHWSQESITDIAATQRDLILSAFHALKPSGVMIYSTCTLNRHENQQVCHWLQAQFPDACEFESLHDLFADAERATTEEGFLHVFPQIYDSEGFFVARLRKTASVPPLPRPGYKVGKFPFSPVAPKEAALLAQAAGKQGIHWDDTLLQLWQRDSEIWLFPAALTSAFGNIKFSRIGIKLAERFPKGFRWQHEAVVALADPNADNAYALTDRIACEWFQGKDSYPEPLPAADELILTYQNTSVGLAKRISSRIKNSLPRDLVRDGAASAQPLSKE; encoded by the coding sequence GTGGCAAAATTTACCCCAGCCAACCTGCCTGCTGAATTTCTCGACACCATGCGGGACATCATGCCTTCATCGCTTTCGATGGAGGATTTTATTGCCGCCTGCCAGCGTCCGCTGCGTCGGAGCATCCGCGTGAATACGTTAAAAATCAGCGTCGATGCCTTTCTTCAGCTCGTGCAACCCTATGGCTGGCAACTTGAGCCGATTCCCTGGTGTCAGGAAGGTTTCTGGCTGCTGAATGCAGAAGAAGAAAATACGCGGCTAGGCAATACGCTGGAGCACCTGAGCGGACTGCTTTATATTCAGGAAGCCAGCTCCATGCTGCCCGTCAGCGCCCTGTTCCATCGTAACGATGCGCTTGAAACGGTTTTGGACGTCGCGGCTGCGCCGGGCTCCAAGACAACGCAGATTGCGGCGAGACTGAATAATGAAGGGGCTATCATCGCCAATGAGTATTCAGCCAGCCGGGTAAAAGTGTTGCATGCCAACATCAGCCGCTGCGGCGTCAGCAATACCGCGATTACACACTTCGACGGGCGGGTTTTCGGCGCGGCACTGCCGGAGTATTTTGATGCGATTCTGCTGGATGCCCCATGTTCGGGTGAAGGCGTGGTGCGTAAGGATCCGGCGGCGATGAGCCACTGGTCGCAAGAGAGCATTACCGATATTGCTGCCACACAGCGCGACCTGATTCTGAGCGCGTTTCATGCTCTGAAGCCCAGCGGCGTGATGATTTACTCTACCTGTACGCTGAATAGGCACGAAAACCAGCAGGTCTGCCATTGGCTACAGGCGCAGTTTCCTGATGCATGCGAATTTGAATCGTTACACGATCTCTTCGCCGACGCCGAACGCGCCACAACGGAAGAAGGCTTCCTGCACGTCTTCCCACAGATTTATGACAGCGAAGGCTTCTTTGTTGCCCGCTTACGGAAAACCGCCAGCGTGCCGCCCCTGCCGCGTCCGGGTTATAAAGTCGGTAAATTTCCATTTTCTCCGGTTGCCCCCAAAGAGGCTGCGTTACTCGCACAGGCAGCAGGTAAACAGGGTATTCACTGGGATGATACGTTACTTCAACTGTGGCAGCGTGATAGCGAAATCTGGCTCTTCCCTGCGGCGCTAACTTCCGCTTTCGGCAATATCAAATTCTCACGTATTGGCATTAAGCTTGCTGAACGCTTCCCTAAAGGTTTCCGCTGGCAGCATGAAGCGGTTGTCGCGCTGGCCGATCCGAATGCAGACAATGCCTACGCGCTGACCGATCGCATCGCCTGCGAGTGGTTTCAAGGTAAAGACAGTTATCCGGAACCGCTTCCTGCTGCGGATGAGCTGATTTTAACCTACCAGAACACATCTGTCGGTCTGGCAAAACGCATCAGCAGCCGGATAAAAAACAGCCTGCCGCGCGACTTAGTGCGGGATGGCGCAGCCTCCGCCCAGCCTCTTTCTAAAGAATAA
- a CDS encoding MCE family protein produces the protein MQDNTSSTPTEATVKSKRRLSPFWLLPLIALMIAGWLIYTNQQERGATVTIDFVSADGIVAGRTPVRYQGVEVGTVQNIKLSEDLRTIQVEASIKSDMKEALRSGTQFWLVTPKASLAGVSGLDALVGGNYIGMMPGSGEPQEHFSALDTQPKYRVNTGELLIHLHADDLGSLNTGSLVYYRKIPVGKVYDYTVSQDRRGVMIDVLVERRFTHLVKKNSRFWNVSGFNADISVSGAKIEMENLAALVNGAIAFDSPEESEDAGAEQSYRLYPDLAQSQRGVKITLDLPSGDSLSEGRTPLMYQGLEVGTLSKITLSPDDGKVSGELIIDPSVVSLMREGTRIELSKPQLSLSDLNVSRLLSGPTLTLIPGEGEPRQHFDVLDSGQQQLTQPGALSIQLTAAQSYGIDSGQPVLLHGVQVGQVVKRTLDEQGVSFLLVIEPRYRQLLHRDSKFIVNSRVNVKMGLDGIQVLGASAQEWVSGGIQVLPGSKGDVQARYPLFSDLEKAEEGIRGATPSPTLTLVTDSLPDIQDGSIVLYRKFQVGEIMRVRPKADTFEVEVYIRPEHRKLLTENSVFWAEGGARVQLNTSGLTVQASPLNRALKGAISFDNLEGAPEIKGGKRVLYNNETAARAVGSRIILRTYDASKLAPGMPIRYLGIDIGQLDSLKLSDQRNEVLVQAVLYPEYVRNFARSGTRFSVVTPEISAAGVNHLETLFQPYINVEPGNGSVTRNFELQQATISDSRYQDGLNISVDAPEAGALQVGTPVLFRGIEVGTVTGLSLGTLSDRIAVSLRISKRYQHLVRDNSVFWLASGYNLEFGLTGGVIKSGTFQQFIRGGIAFATPPSTPLAPKAQEGKHFLLRNEEPKEWRQWGTAIPTPNN, from the coding sequence ATGCAAGATAATACGTCCAGTACACCAACCGAAGCTACCGTGAAAAGCAAGCGTCGCCTGTCGCCGTTTTGGCTGCTGCCGCTGATTGCGCTGATGATTGCTGGTTGGCTGATTTACACCAACCAACAGGAACGAGGCGCAACGGTCACCATCGATTTTGTCTCCGCTGACGGCATTGTCGCCGGGCGTACGCCCGTGCGCTATCAGGGCGTTGAAGTCGGCACCGTGCAAAATATCAAGCTGAGTGAAGATCTGCGCACCATACAGGTCGAAGCCAGTATCAAAAGCGATATGAAGGAAGCGTTACGCAGCGGCACGCAGTTCTGGCTGGTTACCCCGAAAGCGTCTCTCGCTGGCGTTTCTGGGCTGGATGCACTGGTGGGCGGTAACTACATCGGGATGATGCCCGGTTCTGGCGAGCCGCAAGAGCACTTTTCTGCACTGGATACACAACCCAAATACCGCGTGAATACCGGAGAACTGCTGATTCATCTCCATGCGGACGATCTGGGTTCACTGAATACCGGCTCACTGGTTTACTACCGTAAAATTCCAGTAGGGAAAGTCTACGATTACACGGTTTCTCAGGATCGCCGCGGTGTGATGATTGACGTGCTGGTGGAACGCCGCTTTACCCATCTGGTGAAGAAGAACAGCCGCTTCTGGAATGTGTCCGGCTTTAATGCCGACATCAGCGTCAGCGGCGCAAAAATTGAGATGGAAAATCTGGCGGCGTTGGTGAACGGTGCGATCGCGTTCGATTCGCCGGAAGAGAGCGAGGATGCCGGTGCCGAGCAATCCTACCGCCTCTACCCCGATCTGGCACAGAGCCAGCGCGGTGTGAAAATTACGCTGGATTTACCTTCTGGCGACAGCCTATCCGAAGGCCGCACCCCGCTGATGTATCAGGGACTGGAAGTCGGCACTCTGAGTAAAATCACGCTGAGCCCAGACGATGGCAAGGTCAGCGGGGAGCTCATCATCGATCCTTCCGTGGTTTCGCTGATGCGGGAAGGCACACGTATCGAACTCAGTAAACCTCAGCTTTCGCTCAGCGATCTGAATGTTTCACGTCTGCTGAGCGGCCCAACGCTGACGCTCATTCCCGGTGAAGGCGAACCACGCCAGCATTTTGACGTGCTGGATAGCGGACAACAGCAGCTCACCCAGCCCGGCGCGCTTTCTATTCAGCTCACAGCCGCACAAAGCTATGGCATTGATAGCGGTCAACCCGTGCTGTTGCACGGCGTGCAGGTCGGTCAGGTCGTGAAGCGCACGCTGGACGAACAAGGTGTCAGCTTCCTTTTGGTGATCGAGCCACGATATCGCCAGCTATTACACCGCGACAGCAAATTCATCGTTAACAGCCGCGTGAATGTGAAGATGGGGCTGGATGGGATTCAAGTGCTGGGTGCCAGCGCGCAAGAATGGGTAAGCGGCGGTATTCAGGTTTTACCGGGCAGCAAAGGTGACGTTCAGGCTCGCTATCCGCTGTTCAGCGATCTCGAAAAAGCCGAGGAAGGCATTCGCGGTGCCACGCCTTCTCCGACTCTCACCTTAGTGACCGACAGCCTGCCGGATATTCAGGATGGATCCATCGTGCTGTACCGTAAGTTCCAGGTCGGCGAAATCATGCGGGTACGGCCGAAGGCGGATACCTTTGAGGTTGAGGTTTATATTCGCCCTGAACACCGCAAACTGCTGACGGAAAACAGCGTGTTCTGGGCAGAAGGCGGGGCTCGTGTGCAGTTGAATACGTCGGGCCTGACCGTGCAAGCCTCCCCGCTGAACCGAGCGCTTAAAGGTGCGATCAGTTTTGATAATCTGGAAGGTGCACCGGAAATTAAAGGCGGTAAACGCGTCCTCTACAACAACGAAACGGCGGCGCGCGCCGTGGGGAGCCGCATCATTCTACGTACCTACGATGCCAGCAAACTCGCGCCGGGCATGCCGATCCGCTATCTGGGAATCGATATCGGTCAGTTGGATTCGCTGAAGTTGTCCGATCAGCGTAACGAAGTGCTGGTGCAGGCCGTACTCTACCCTGAATATGTGCGTAATTTCGCTCGCTCCGGGACACGTTTTTCCGTCGTTACGCCAGAAATTTCCGCCGCTGGTGTGAATCATCTGGAAACGCTATTCCAGCCTTATATCAACGTCGAGCCGGGTAACGGCAGCGTAACGCGCAATTTTGAGCTGCAACAGGCCACTATCTCCGACTCTCGCTATCAGGACGGCTTGAATATCAGCGTTGATGCGCCAGAAGCAGGCGCATTGCAGGTCGGTACGCCAGTGCTGTTCCGCGGTATTGAAGTCGGTACGGTAACTGGGCTGTCGCTGGGCACGCTTTCGGATCGTATCGCCGTGTCGCTGCGCATCAGCAAACGCTATCAGCATCTGGTACGCGACAATTCCGTCTTCTGGCTGGCTTCGGGTTACAACCTGGAATTCGGCCTGACGGGGGGCGTCATCAAGAGCGGAACCTTCCAGCAGTTCATTCGCGGCGGTATCGCGTTTGCCACGCCACCCAGCACGCCGCTCGCCCCCAAAGCACAGGAAGGAAAACATTTCCTGCTGAGGAACGAAGAGCCCAAAGAGTGGCGGCAATGGGGTACGGCGATTCCGACACCGAATAATTAA
- the yebS gene encoding membrane integrity lipid transport subunit YebS, whose translation MKIHNIASPAPFPSPRPPLIDGAKSAVSTLDRYHRCPECDAFFALPPLKRNQTANCPRCDAKVSSGRDWPISRLAAMAVAMLVLMPFAFTEPLISIRLLGVTINASLFEGIWQITRQGHPLTASMVAFCTVGAPLTLVFSLLYLFFAPRIGMNLRPILLMLERLKEWMMLDIYLVGMAVAAIKVREFADVQAGIGLVAFLALMILSLLTLIHLNTDQLWQRFYPRMRPLISPDRYRICLSCHFTSSPDNRERCPRCHIPLRLRQRHSLQKSWAALIASIILLFPANLLPISIIYVNGARTEDTIFSGILSLASGNVPVALVVFIASILVPFTKVIVLFGLLVSIHLRSEGNIMMRMKMLRVIRWIGRWSMLDLFVIALTMSLVNRDQLLAFTMGPAAFYFGAAVILTILAVEWLDSRLMWNNNAR comes from the coding sequence ATGAAAATACATAATATAGCCAGCCCTGCGCCGTTTCCCTCTCCGCGACCGCCGTTAATCGATGGCGCGAAAAGTGCGGTATCCACCCTAGATCGCTACCATCGCTGTCCGGAATGCGATGCCTTTTTTGCACTGCCGCCGTTGAAGCGCAACCAGACAGCGAATTGTCCACGTTGCGATGCCAAAGTTAGTTCAGGCAGAGACTGGCCCATATCCAGGCTAGCAGCGATGGCCGTTGCCATGCTGGTACTCATGCCGTTTGCCTTCACTGAACCGTTGATTAGCATTCGCCTGCTGGGCGTCACCATTAATGCCAGCCTGTTTGAAGGCATTTGGCAAATCACTCGTCAGGGGCATCCGCTCACAGCAAGTATGGTCGCCTTCTGCACTGTAGGCGCACCGCTTACGCTCGTTTTTTCTCTGCTCTACCTGTTTTTTGCTCCCCGAATCGGGATGAACCTGCGTCCCATCCTGCTCATGCTAGAACGGCTAAAAGAGTGGATGATGTTGGATATCTATCTGGTCGGCATGGCCGTTGCCGCAATCAAAGTCCGAGAATTCGCGGATGTTCAGGCAGGAATCGGGCTGGTCGCCTTTCTGGCGCTGATGATCTTAAGCCTGCTGACGCTGATTCACTTAAATACCGACCAGCTTTGGCAACGGTTTTATCCGCGCATGAGGCCGTTGATTTCGCCGGATCGCTATCGAATCTGTCTGTCCTGCCATTTCACCAGTTCGCCAGACAATCGGGAGCGCTGCCCTCGTTGCCATATTCCGCTTCGCTTACGCCAGCGGCACAGCCTGCAAAAATCCTGGGCAGCACTGATTGCTTCCATCATTTTACTGTTTCCCGCTAACCTATTGCCCATATCAATTATTTATGTCAACGGCGCACGCACGGAAGACACGATTTTCTCCGGTATTCTTTCGCTCGCGTCAGGCAATGTTCCGGTCGCGCTGGTGGTCTTTATCGCCAGTATTCTGGTGCCGTTTACTAAGGTTATTGTGCTTTTCGGGCTGCTGGTGAGTATCCATCTCCGATCGGAAGGCAACATAATGATGCGCATGAAGATGCTGCGCGTTATCCGTTGGATCGGCCGCTGGTCCATGCTCGATTTATTCGTGATTGCCCTGACAATGTCGCTCGTCAACCGCGATCAACTCCTCGCTTTCACCATGGGGCCTGCTGCTTTTTACTTTGGCGCAGCGGTGATTCTCACTATCCTTGCCGTTGAATGGCTGGATAGCCGACTGATGTGGAATAACAATGCAAGATAA
- a CDS encoding GAF domain-containing protein — MNKPEFYQDLIRDMSSLIADENRFITILSNSSALLFERLDGVNWAGFYLLDNDTLFLGPFQGKVACVRIPVGKGVCGAAIAENRIQRVDDVHAFPGHIACDAASNAEIVLPLVVNGQPIGVLDIDSTLYQRFDADDEEGLKAVVSVLCAQLEASDVMTFINSLTLRQG; from the coding sequence ATGAATAAACCAGAATTTTATCAGGATCTCATTCGCGATATGTCATCGCTTATCGCGGATGAAAACCGTTTTATTACGATTTTATCAAACAGCAGTGCACTGCTGTTTGAGCGTTTGGATGGGGTTAACTGGGCAGGGTTTTACCTGTTGGATAACGACACGCTTTTTCTGGGACCGTTTCAGGGCAAGGTTGCTTGTGTGCGTATTCCGGTTGGCAAAGGTGTATGCGGTGCGGCAATAGCTGAAAATCGCATTCAGCGCGTGGATGATGTCCATGCGTTCCCTGGTCATATCGCCTGTGATGCCGCGAGTAATGCTGAAATTGTGCTACCGCTTGTCGTTAACGGGCAACCGATTGGCGTTCTGGATATTGACAGTACCCTTTATCAGCGTTTTGACGCGGATGATGAAGAAGGGCTGAAGGCCGTGGTGAGCGTACTTTGTGCTCAACTGGAAGCGAGCGATGTGATGACATTCATCAATTCTCTCACGTTGAGACAAGGTTAA